The following proteins are encoded in a genomic region of Streptomyces collinus Tu 365:
- a CDS encoding xanthine dehydrogenase family protein molybdopterin-binding subunit, which produces MSNEAATATTTAESVPAAEPLPHGLGASLPHADARAKTEGTFPYAADLWAEGLLWAAVLRSPHAHARIVSIDTTHAREMPGVRAVVTHEDVPGTPVHGRGTPDRPVFASEVVRHHGEPIAAVAADHPDTARMAAAAVIVEYEVLDPVTDPEQAFEAEPLHPDGNLIRHIPLRHGDPDALGEVVVEGLYRIGRQDPAPIGAEAGLAVPRPDGGVELYLASTDPHADRNTAAACFGLSPEQVKIVVTGVPGATADREDQGFQLPLGLLALRTGCPVKLTATREESFLGHAHRHPTLLRYRHHADAEGRLVKVEAQILLDAGPYADTSAEALAAAVSFACGPYVVPNAFIEGWAVRTNNPPSGHVRGEGAMQVCAAYEAQMDKLAKKLGADPAELRLRNALATGDVLPIGQTVTCPAPVAELLQAVRDFPLPALPKDTPEDEWLLPGGPEGAGEPGAVRRGVGYGVGMVHMLGAEGADEVSTATVKVHDGVATVLCAAVETGQGFTTLARQIVQDTLGIDEVHVAPVDTDQPPAGPGCRGRHTWVSGGAVERAAKMVRTQLLQPLAHKFGMSTELLQITDGKITSYDGVLSTTVTEALDGKELWATAQCRPHPTEPLDAEGQGDAFVGLAFCAIRAVVDVDIELGSVRVVELAVAQDVGRVLNPAQLASRIEAGVTQGVGIALTENLRTPRGLIRHPDLTGYALPTALDAPDIRIVRLVEERDVVAPFGAKSVSAVPVVTSPAAIASAVRAATGRPVNRLPIRPQAAVVTGQ; this is translated from the coding sequence GTGAGCAACGAAGCGGCCACCGCGACCACCACGGCGGAGTCGGTCCCCGCCGCCGAACCGCTGCCGCACGGCCTCGGCGCCTCGCTGCCGCACGCCGACGCCCGGGCCAAGACCGAGGGCACCTTCCCGTACGCGGCCGACCTGTGGGCCGAGGGCCTGCTGTGGGCGGCCGTCCTGCGCTCCCCGCACGCGCACGCCCGCATCGTCTCCATCGACACCACCCACGCGCGCGAGATGCCCGGCGTACGGGCCGTCGTCACCCACGAGGACGTGCCCGGCACCCCCGTCCACGGCCGGGGCACCCCGGACCGCCCCGTGTTCGCCTCCGAGGTCGTGCGCCACCACGGCGAGCCCATCGCCGCCGTCGCCGCCGACCACCCCGACACCGCGCGGATGGCCGCGGCCGCCGTCATCGTCGAGTACGAGGTCCTCGACCCGGTCACCGACCCCGAACAGGCCTTCGAGGCCGAACCCCTGCACCCCGACGGCAACCTGATCCGGCACATCCCGCTGCGCCACGGCGACCCGGACGCGCTCGGCGAGGTCGTCGTCGAGGGCCTGTACCGCATCGGCCGCCAGGACCCGGCCCCCATCGGCGCCGAGGCCGGCCTCGCGGTGCCGCGCCCCGACGGCGGGGTCGAGCTGTACCTCGCCTCCACCGACCCGCACGCCGACCGCAACACGGCCGCCGCCTGCTTCGGCCTGTCGCCGGAACAGGTGAAGATCGTCGTCACCGGGGTGCCGGGCGCCACCGCCGACCGCGAGGACCAGGGCTTCCAGCTCCCGCTCGGCCTGCTCGCCCTGCGGACCGGCTGCCCGGTCAAGCTCACGGCCACCCGCGAGGAGTCCTTCCTCGGCCACGCCCACCGCCACCCGACCCTGCTGCGCTACCGCCACCACGCCGACGCCGAGGGCAGACTGGTGAAGGTCGAGGCGCAGATCCTGCTCGACGCGGGCCCGTACGCCGACACCTCCGCCGAGGCCCTGGCCGCCGCCGTCTCCTTCGCCTGCGGCCCCTACGTCGTCCCCAACGCCTTCATCGAGGGCTGGGCCGTACGCACCAACAACCCGCCGTCGGGCCACGTCCGCGGCGAGGGCGCCATGCAGGTCTGCGCCGCCTACGAGGCGCAGATGGACAAGCTCGCGAAGAAACTCGGTGCGGACCCGGCCGAACTGCGCCTGCGCAACGCCCTCGCGACCGGGGACGTCCTGCCCATCGGCCAGACCGTGACCTGCCCGGCCCCGGTGGCCGAACTGCTCCAGGCCGTACGCGACTTCCCGCTCCCGGCGCTGCCCAAGGACACCCCCGAGGACGAGTGGCTGCTGCCCGGCGGCCCCGAGGGCGCGGGCGAGCCGGGCGCGGTGCGCCGGGGCGTCGGCTACGGCGTCGGCATGGTGCACATGCTCGGCGCGGAGGGCGCCGACGAGGTCTCCACGGCGACCGTCAAGGTCCACGACGGCGTCGCGACCGTGCTGTGCGCGGCCGTGGAGACGGGCCAGGGCTTCACCACCCTCGCCCGCCAGATCGTCCAGGACACGCTCGGCATCGACGAGGTCCACGTCGCCCCCGTCGACACCGACCAGCCCCCGGCCGGCCCGGGCTGCCGCGGCCGGCACACCTGGGTCTCCGGCGGCGCGGTGGAACGCGCGGCCAAGATGGTCCGCACGCAACTGCTCCAGCCGCTCGCGCACAAGTTCGGCATGTCGACGGAGCTGCTGCAGATCACGGACGGCAAGATCACCTCGTACGACGGTGTCCTGTCGACCACCGTCACCGAGGCGCTGGACGGCAAGGAGCTGTGGGCCACGGCCCAGTGCCGCCCGCACCCCACCGAACCGCTGGACGCCGAGGGACAGGGCGACGCGTTCGTCGGCCTCGCCTTCTGCGCGATCCGCGCGGTGGTGGACGTCGACATCGAACTCGGCTCGGTCCGGGTGGTGGAGCTGGCCGTCGCCCAGGACGTGGGCCGGGTGCTGAACCCGGCGCAACTGGCCTCGCGCATCGAGGCCGGCGTCACCCAGGGCGTGGGCATCGCCCTCACCGAGAACCTGCGCACGCCCCGCGGCCTGATCCGCCACCCCGACCTCACGGGGTACGCCCTGCCGACCGCGCTGGACGCGCCGGACATCCGGATCGTCAGGCTGGTCGAGGAACGGGACGTGGTCGCGCCCTTCGGCGCGAAGTCGGTCAGCGCGGTCCCGGTGGTGACGTCCCCCGCGGCCATCGCCTCGGCGGTCCGCGCGGCGACGGGCCGCCCGGTCAACCGGCTGCCGATCCGCCCCCAGGCCGCGGTGGTGACGGGCCAGTGA
- a CDS encoding (2Fe-2S)-binding protein, producing MTDDQHEEGAPRSGGRWNPLPQGDYDDGATAFVKLPEGGIEALLSGDSPLAAPGHGYVPPRITASPGTDDPAATGTWSTPAGGDQWPDPNAVPQDPAAGDRFTYHPAATQQWTFEEPPAEPGAGHDVTGQWSIPVAGGDLPDESGEFTTSALVEQWGGTPPATLPGGASAPWATEPADGPWGQPESGPGPHPADAPTAAEYGRAGAYAPNPPAQAPGGPADGPAEHPGPGTAPAASRAAEAADTAPSAAVGGPDHAADADEAAPADQAAGTGAADHATADGTGRTEPDAGPSGAATDRRPPAPGDATGEAAPADAGQESAEDPDEPAPAPHDDHPLASFVLRVNGADRPVTDAWIGESLLYVLRERLGLAGAKDGCSQGECGACNVQVDGRLVASCLVPAVTAAGSEVRTVEGLAADGQPSDVQQALARCGAVQCGFCVPGMAMTLHDLLEGNPAPTELETRQALCGNLCRCSGYRGVLDAVKDVVAGRETHGADDGTEADEARIPHQAGPGSGGVNPSAFDVPGVFDSPGTFGTPGVHDQHYGQDGGQG from the coding sequence GTGACCGACGACCAGCACGAAGAGGGCGCGCCCCGGAGCGGCGGCCGCTGGAACCCGCTGCCCCAGGGCGACTACGACGACGGCGCCACCGCCTTCGTCAAGCTCCCCGAGGGCGGCATCGAGGCCCTGCTGTCCGGCGACAGCCCGCTGGCCGCCCCCGGCCACGGCTACGTACCGCCGCGGATAACGGCGTCCCCGGGCACGGACGACCCCGCCGCCACCGGCACCTGGTCGACGCCCGCCGGCGGCGACCAGTGGCCCGACCCCAACGCGGTGCCCCAGGACCCGGCGGCGGGCGACCGGTTCACGTACCACCCGGCGGCCACGCAGCAGTGGACGTTCGAGGAGCCGCCGGCCGAGCCCGGCGCAGGGCACGACGTCACCGGCCAGTGGAGCATCCCGGTGGCCGGCGGCGACCTCCCCGACGAGTCGGGCGAGTTCACCACCTCCGCCCTGGTCGAGCAGTGGGGCGGCACGCCACCGGCCACCCTCCCCGGCGGCGCTTCCGCACCGTGGGCGACCGAGCCCGCGGACGGCCCCTGGGGACAGCCGGAGTCCGGCCCCGGCCCCCACCCGGCCGACGCACCCACCGCCGCCGAGTACGGCCGCGCCGGCGCGTACGCCCCGAACCCGCCCGCCCAGGCCCCTGGAGGCCCCGCGGACGGCCCGGCGGAGCATCCCGGGCCCGGGACCGCCCCGGCCGCCTCCCGGGCCGCCGAGGCGGCGGACACGGCCCCTTCGGCGGCTGTCGGCGGCCCGGACCACGCGGCCGACGCGGACGAGGCGGCCCCGGCGGACCAGGCGGCCGGCACCGGCGCGGCGGACCACGCCACCGCCGACGGGACCGGCCGCACCGAGCCCGACGCGGGGCCGTCCGGCGCCGCGACGGACCGGCGGCCGCCCGCCCCCGGAGACGCGACCGGCGAGGCCGCTCCCGCGGACGCCGGGCAGGAGAGCGCCGAGGACCCCGACGAGCCCGCCCCCGCACCCCACGACGACCACCCCCTCGCCTCCTTCGTCCTGCGCGTCAACGGAGCCGACCGCCCCGTCACCGACGCCTGGATCGGCGAGTCCCTGCTGTACGTCCTGCGGGAGCGGCTCGGCCTCGCCGGCGCCAAGGACGGCTGCTCGCAGGGCGAGTGCGGCGCCTGCAACGTGCAGGTGGACGGACGCCTGGTGGCGTCCTGCCTGGTCCCCGCCGTCACCGCGGCCGGCAGCGAGGTCCGCACCGTCGAGGGCCTGGCCGCCGACGGGCAGCCCTCCGACGTGCAGCAGGCCCTCGCCCGGTGCGGCGCCGTGCAGTGCGGCTTCTGCGTACCGGGCATGGCGATGACCCTGCACGACCTGCTGGAAGGCAACCCCGCCCCGACGGAGCTGGAGACCCGGCAGGCCCTGTGCGGCAACCTCTGCCGCTGCTCCGGCTACCGGGGCGTCCTGGACGCCGTCAAGGACGTCGTCGCCGGACGCGAGACGCACGGCGCCGACGACGGGACGGAAGCCGACGAGGCGCGCATCCCGCACCAGGCGGGCCCGGGCTCCGGCGGCGTCAACCCGTCGGCGTTCGACGTGCCGGGGGTCTTCGACAGTCCCGGCACATTCGGTACACCGGGAGTGCACGACCAGCACTACGGCCAGGACGGAGGCCAGGGGTGA
- a CDS encoding FAD binding domain-containing protein, whose protein sequence is MTTHAPQAAQAVTLPTTLDEAVAALTAMPTAVPVAGGTDLMAAVNSGQLRPAALVGLGRISEIRGWQYQDGHALLGAGLTHARMGRPDFAALIPALAAAARAAGPPHIRNAGTLGGNIATAAPTGDALPVLAALEATLIIAGPGGARREIPVSHLLAGVEMLRGGELIGYVRVPLLHAPQVFLKATGRTGPGRAVASVAVVLDPARRGVRCAVGAIAPMPLRPLDAEQWVAQLIDWDNDRTLVPEALSAFGEYVASACIPDPAPEPDGSVAPLPPAVLHLRRTVAALARRALGRALS, encoded by the coding sequence TTGACCACGCACGCACCGCAGGCGGCGCAGGCCGTCACGCTGCCCACGACACTGGACGAGGCCGTGGCGGCCCTCACCGCCATGCCCACGGCCGTCCCCGTGGCCGGCGGCACCGACCTCATGGCCGCCGTCAACTCCGGCCAGCTCAGGCCCGCCGCCCTGGTGGGCCTCGGACGGATCAGCGAGATCCGCGGCTGGCAGTACCAGGACGGCCACGCGCTGCTCGGCGCCGGCCTCACCCACGCCCGCATGGGCCGCCCCGACTTCGCGGCCCTGATCCCGGCGCTGGCCGCCGCCGCGCGCGCCGCGGGCCCGCCGCACATCCGCAACGCCGGCACCCTGGGCGGCAACATCGCCACGGCCGCCCCCACCGGGGACGCGCTGCCGGTGCTGGCCGCCCTGGAGGCGACGCTGATCATCGCGGGCCCGGGCGGTGCCCGCCGGGAGATCCCGGTGTCGCACCTGCTGGCCGGCGTGGAGATGCTGCGCGGCGGCGAACTCATCGGCTACGTGCGCGTGCCCCTGCTGCACGCCCCGCAGGTCTTCCTGAAGGCCACCGGACGCACCGGCCCCGGCCGCGCGGTGGCCTCCGTCGCCGTCGTCCTCGACCCGGCCAGGCGCGGGGTGCGGTGCGCCGTCGGCGCCATAGCGCCGATGCCGCTCAGGCCCCTGGACGCCGAGCAGTGGGTCGCCCAGCTGATCGACTGGGACAACGACCGCACGCTCGTCCCGGAGGCCCTGAGCGCCTTCGGCGAGTACGTCGCCTCGGCCTGCATCCCGGACCCCGCCCCGGAGCCGGACGGCTCCGTGGCACCGCTACCGCCCGCCGTACTGCACCTGCGGCGCACCGTCGCCGCGCTGGCCCGACGAGCACTGGGGAGGGCGCTGTCGTGA
- a CDS encoding beta-N-acetylhexosaminidase, translating to MTDGTDRAGSAGKADGPGVIPAPARWTPGAAGRTRLDGGTVLEAGPGTEGVARWLRATVGAATGLPFPESGDGPGRVVLGIDPDLPPEGYRLVGDAGPEGPYRILGGDAAGVFWGAQTFRQLLGPDAFRRAPVRPGREWSLPGGTVEDAPRFRWRGLMLDVARHFMPKEGVLRYLDLMAAHKLNVFHFHLTDDQGWRVEIRRHPRLTEIASWRARTRFGHRASPLWEEKPHGGHYTQDDIREIVAYAAERHISVVPEIDVPGHSQAAVAAYPELGNTDVVDTTALSVWDDWGISPNVLAPTDTTLRFYEGVFEEILELFPADAAEFSPFVHIGGDECRKDQWTRSPAAKSRIADLGLADEDELQSWFIGHFDRWLAARGRRLIGWDEILEGGLAPGAAVSSWRGYGGGVAAARAGHDVVMCPEQYVYLDHRQAPGPDEPVPIGFVRTLEDVYRFEPVPAGLTAGEARHVLGTQANVWTEVMEDAGRVDYQAFPRLAALAEVAWSRLPAPPERDFADFERRMAVHYGRLDALGVAYRPPTGPRPWQRRPGVPGRPLKGPPPHR from the coding sequence ATGACCGACGGGACCGACAGGGCCGGCAGCGCGGGGAAGGCCGACGGGCCGGGGGTGATCCCGGCGCCCGCGCGCTGGACGCCGGGCGCGGCCGGACGCACACGCCTCGACGGCGGAACCGTCCTGGAGGCGGGCCCCGGCACCGAGGGAGTCGCGCGCTGGCTGCGGGCCACCGTCGGCGCGGCGACCGGCCTGCCCTTCCCCGAGAGCGGCGACGGCCCCGGCCGTGTCGTGCTCGGCATCGACCCGGACCTGCCGCCCGAGGGCTACCGCCTGGTCGGCGACGCGGGGCCCGAGGGGCCGTACCGCATCCTGGGCGGCGACGCGGCGGGGGTCTTCTGGGGCGCGCAGACCTTCCGGCAACTGCTCGGCCCCGACGCCTTCCGGCGCGCTCCCGTGCGGCCCGGACGGGAGTGGAGCCTGCCCGGCGGCACCGTCGAGGACGCCCCGCGCTTCCGCTGGCGCGGTCTCATGCTCGACGTGGCCCGGCACTTCATGCCCAAGGAGGGCGTGCTGCGCTACCTGGACCTGATGGCCGCGCACAAACTCAACGTCTTCCACTTCCACCTGACGGACGACCAGGGCTGGCGCGTCGAGATCCGGCGTCACCCCAGGCTGACCGAAATCGCCTCCTGGCGCGCGCGGACCAGATTCGGGCACCGGGCGTCGCCGCTGTGGGAGGAGAAGCCGCACGGCGGCCACTACACCCAGGACGACATCCGGGAGATCGTCGCCTACGCCGCCGAGCGGCACATCTCCGTCGTCCCCGAGATCGACGTACCGGGCCACTCGCAGGCCGCCGTCGCCGCGTACCCCGAACTCGGCAACACCGACGTCGTCGACACCACCGCCCTCTCCGTCTGGGACGACTGGGGGATCTCCCCGAACGTCCTCGCCCCCACCGACACCACACTGCGCTTCTACGAAGGGGTGTTCGAGGAGATCCTGGAACTCTTCCCCGCGGACGCCGCCGAGTTCTCACCGTTCGTGCACATCGGCGGCGACGAGTGCCGCAAGGACCAGTGGACGCGGTCGCCGGCCGCGAAGTCCCGCATCGCGGACCTCGGGCTCGCCGACGAGGACGAGTTGCAGTCCTGGTTCATCGGTCACTTCGACCGCTGGCTCGCCGCGCGCGGGCGCCGGCTCATCGGCTGGGACGAGATCCTGGAGGGCGGACTCGCGCCGGGCGCCGCGGTGTCCTCCTGGCGCGGCTACGGCGGCGGTGTCGCGGCCGCGCGCGCCGGCCACGACGTCGTCATGTGCCCGGAGCAGTACGTCTATCTGGACCACCGGCAGGCCCCCGGCCCCGACGAACCCGTGCCGATCGGCTTCGTGCGCACCCTGGAGGACGTCTACCGGTTCGAACCGGTGCCGGCGGGGCTCACCGCCGGGGAGGCCCGCCATGTGCTGGGCACTCAGGCCAACGTGTGGACCGAGGTGATGGAGGACGCGGGCCGCGTGGACTACCAGGCGTTCCCCAGGCTCGCGGCCCTCGCCGAGGTCGCCTGGAGCCGGCTTCCCGCGCCGCCGGAACGGGACTTCGCGGACTTCGAACGCCGGATGGCCGTCCACTACGGGCGACTTGACGCCCTCGGCGTCGCCTACCGGCCACCCACGGGCCCCCGGCCCTGGCAGCGGCGGCCCGGGGTACCCGGCCGCCCCCTCAAGGGGCCGCCGCCGCACCGGTGA
- a CDS encoding DUF3039 domain-containing protein has protein sequence MSTLEPERGTGTGTLVEPTPQVSHGDGDHERFAHYVQKDKIMASALDGTPVVALCGKVWVPGRDPKKYPVCPMCKEIYDSMGSGGDEGGDDK, from the coding sequence ATGAGCACTCTTGAGCCCGAGCGCGGGACTGGTACGGGGACCCTCGTAGAGCCGACACCGCAGGTGTCCCACGGCGACGGCGACCACGAGCGCTTCGCCCACTACGTCCAGAAGGACAAGATCATGGCGAGCGCCCTCGACGGCACCCCCGTCGTGGCGCTCTGCGGCAAGGTCTGGGTGCCCGGCCGCGACCCGAAGAAGTACCCCGTCTGCCCCATGTGCAAGGAGATCTACGACTCCATGGGCAGCGGTGGCGACGAGGGCGGCGACGACAAGTAG
- a CDS encoding YqgE/AlgH family protein: MTEVSSLTGRLLVATPALADPNFDRAVVLLLDHDEEGSLGVVLNRPTPVDVSDILEGWAELTGEPGVVFQGGPVSLDSALGVAVIPGGADGDRTPLGWRRVHGAIGLVDLEAPPELLASALGSLRIFAGYAGWGPGQLEDELAEGAWYVVESEPGDVSSPAPERLWREVLRRQRNELAMVATYPDDPSLN, translated from the coding sequence ATGACCGAGGTGTCCTCGCTCACAGGGCGGCTGCTCGTGGCCACGCCCGCCCTGGCGGACCCGAACTTCGACCGCGCGGTGGTGCTCCTTCTCGACCACGACGAGGAGGGCTCCCTCGGTGTCGTGCTCAACCGCCCCACCCCGGTGGACGTGAGCGACATCCTGGAGGGCTGGGCCGAGCTGACCGGCGAGCCCGGTGTGGTCTTCCAGGGCGGACCCGTCTCGCTGGACTCGGCGCTCGGCGTCGCGGTCATCCCCGGCGGCGCCGACGGCGACCGCACCCCGCTCGGCTGGCGGCGGGTGCACGGCGCCATCGGCCTGGTCGACCTGGAGGCCCCGCCCGAGCTGCTCGCCTCGGCCCTCGGTTCCCTGCGGATCTTCGCCGGTTACGCCGGCTGGGGCCCCGGCCAGCTGGAGGACGAGCTGGCGGAGGGCGCCTGGTACGTCGTCGAGTCCGAGCCCGGCGACGTGTCCTCACCGGCCCCGGAGAGACTCTGGCGCGAGGTGCTCCGGCGCCAGCGCAACGAGTTGGCGATGGTGGCCACGTACCCGGACGACCCATCGCTCAACTGA
- the murA gene encoding UDP-N-acetylglucosamine 1-carboxyvinyltransferase — MTVNDDVLLVHGGTPLEGEIRVRGAKNLVPKAMVAALLGSAPSRLRNVPDIRDVRVVRGLLQLHGVTVRPGEEPGELVMDPTHVESANVADIDAHAGSSRIPILLCGPLLHRLGHAFIPGLGGCDIGGRPIDFHFDVLRQFGATIEKRADGQYLEAPQRLRGTKIMLPYPSVGATEQVLLTAVLAEGVTELSNAAVEPEIEDLICVLQKMGAIIAMDTDRTIRITGVDKLDGYTHRALPDRLEAASWASAALATSGNIYVRGAQQRSMMTFLNTYRKVGGAFDIDDEGIRFWHPGGQLKSIALETDVHPGFQTDWQQPLVVALTQATGLSIIHETVYESRLGFTSALNQMGAHIQLYRECLGGSDCRFGQRNFLHSAVVSGPTKLQGADLIIPDLRGGFSYLIAALAAEGTSRVHGIELINRGYENFMEKLVELGAKVELPGKALG, encoded by the coding sequence ATGACCGTCAACGACGATGTCCTGCTTGTCCACGGCGGCACCCCGCTGGAGGGCGAGATCCGTGTCCGCGGTGCGAAGAACCTCGTACCGAAGGCCATGGTCGCCGCCCTGCTGGGCAGTGCGCCGAGCCGACTGCGCAATGTTCCCGACATCCGTGACGTGCGCGTCGTACGCGGCCTGCTCCAGCTGCACGGGGTGACGGTCCGGCCGGGTGAGGAGCCCGGCGAGCTGGTGATGGACCCGACGCACGTGGAGAGCGCGAACGTCGCTGACATCGATGCCCACGCCGGTTCGAGCCGTATCCCGATCCTGCTCTGCGGCCCGCTGCTGCACCGTCTGGGCCACGCGTTCATCCCGGGCCTCGGCGGCTGCGACATCGGCGGCCGGCCCATCGACTTCCACTTCGACGTGCTGCGGCAGTTCGGCGCGACCATCGAGAAGCGCGCGGACGGCCAGTACCTGGAGGCGCCGCAGCGGCTGCGCGGCACCAAGATCATGCTGCCGTACCCGTCCGTCGGCGCCACCGAGCAGGTGCTGCTGACGGCCGTACTCGCCGAGGGCGTCACGGAGTTGTCCAACGCCGCCGTCGAGCCCGAGATCGAGGACCTGATCTGCGTCCTGCAGAAAATGGGCGCGATCATCGCGATGGACACCGACCGCACGATCCGCATCACCGGTGTGGACAAGCTCGACGGATACACCCACCGCGCCCTGCCGGACCGCCTGGAGGCCGCCTCGTGGGCGTCCGCCGCCCTGGCGACCAGCGGCAACATCTACGTCCGCGGCGCCCAGCAGCGCTCGATGATGACGTTCCTGAACACCTACCGGAAGGTGGGCGGCGCCTTCGACATCGACGACGAGGGCATCCGCTTCTGGCACCCCGGCGGCCAGCTGAAGTCGATCGCGCTGGAGACGGACGTGCACCCCGGCTTCCAGACCGACTGGCAGCAGCCGCTGGTGGTCGCGCTGACGCAGGCCACGGGCCTGTCCATCATCCACGAGACGGTGTACGAGTCCCGGCTCGGCTTCACCTCCGCGCTGAACCAGATGGGCGCGCACATCCAGCTCTACCGCGAGTGCCTCGGCGGCTCCGACTGCCGCTTCGGCCAGCGCAACTTCCTGCACTCCGCGGTCGTCTCCGGCCCGACGAAGCTGCAGGGCGCCGACCTGATCATCCCCGACCTGCGCGGGGGCTTCTCGTACCTCATCGCGGCCCTGGCGGCCGAGGGCACCTCCCGGGTGCACGGCATCGAGCTGATCAACCGCGGCTACGAGAACTTCATGGAGAAGCTCGTGGAGCTGGGGGCGAAGGTGGAGCTCCCCGGCAAGGCGCTGGGCTAG
- a CDS encoding HU family DNA-binding protein yields the protein MNRSELVAALADRAEVTRKDADAVLAAFAEVVGDIVSKGDEKVTIPGFLTFERTHRAARTARNPQTGEPINIPAGFSVKVSAGSKLKESAKGK from the coding sequence ATGAACCGCAGTGAGCTGGTGGCCGCGCTGGCCGACCGCGCCGAGGTGACCCGGAAGGACGCCGACGCCGTTCTGGCCGCGTTCGCCGAGGTCGTCGGCGACATCGTCTCCAAGGGCGACGAGAAGGTCACCATCCCCGGCTTCCTGACCTTCGAGCGCACCCACCGTGCCGCTCGTACCGCGCGCAACCCGCAGACCGGTGAGCCCATCAACATCCCGGCCGGCTTCAGCGTGAAGGTCTCCGCGGGCTCGAAGCTCAAGGAATCGGCCAAGGGTAAGTAA
- a CDS encoding NAD-dependent malic enzyme codes for MATAPSVSYSMTIRLEVPASGTAVSQLTTAVESSGGSVTGLDVTASGHEKLRIDVTIAASSTAHADEIVEKLRGIEGVTLGKVSDRTFLMHLGGKIEMQSKHPIRNRDDLSMVYTPGVARVCMAIAQNPEDARRLTIKRNSVAVVTDGSAVLGLGNIGPKAALPVMEGKAALFKRFAGIDAWPICLDTQDSDAIVEIVKAIAPGFAGINLEDISAPRCFEIEARLREALDIPVFHDDQHGTAIVVLAALTNALRVTGKAIENIRVVMSGAGAAGTAILKLLIAAGVKNAVVADIHGVVHAGREDLVNAPSDSPLRWIADNTNPEGLTGTLKEAVRGADVFIGVSAPNVLDGDDVAAMAEGAIVFALANPDPEVDPAIARQTAAVVATGRSDFPNQINNVLVFPGVFRGLLDAQSRTVNPEMMLAAAKALADVVTEDELNPNYIVPSVFNDKVAGAVAGAVREAAKAVGAAS; via the coding sequence ATGGCAACGGCGCCCAGCGTCTCCTACTCGATGACCATCCGGCTGGAGGTGCCCGCGAGCGGAACCGCCGTCTCGCAGCTCACCACCGCCGTGGAGTCCTCCGGAGGCTCGGTCACCGGCCTCGACGTCACCGCGTCCGGCCACGAGAAGCTCCGCATCGACGTCACCATCGCGGCCTCCTCGACCGCGCACGCCGACGAGATCGTCGAGAAGCTGCGCGGCATCGAGGGCGTCACCCTGGGCAAGGTCTCCGACCGTACGTTCCTCATGCACCTCGGCGGCAAGATCGAGATGCAGTCCAAGCACCCCATCCGCAACCGTGACGACCTGTCCATGGTCTACACGCCGGGTGTGGCGCGCGTCTGCATGGCCATCGCGCAGAACCCCGAGGACGCCCGCCGCCTGACCATCAAGCGCAACTCGGTTGCGGTCGTGACGGACGGCTCCGCCGTGCTCGGCCTCGGCAACATCGGCCCCAAGGCCGCGCTGCCGGTCATGGAGGGCAAGGCGGCCCTCTTCAAGCGCTTCGCCGGCATCGACGCCTGGCCGATCTGCCTGGACACCCAGGACAGCGACGCGATCGTCGAGATCGTCAAGGCGATCGCCCCCGGCTTCGCCGGCATCAACCTGGAGGACATCTCCGCCCCCCGCTGCTTCGAGATCGAGGCGCGGCTGCGCGAGGCCCTCGACATCCCCGTCTTCCACGACGACCAGCACGGCACCGCGATCGTCGTGCTCGCCGCCCTGACCAACGCGCTGCGCGTGACCGGCAAGGCGATCGAGAACATCCGCGTGGTCATGTCGGGCGCCGGCGCGGCCGGTACGGCCATCCTCAAGCTGCTGATCGCGGCGGGCGTGAAGAACGCCGTCGTGGCCGACATCCACGGCGTGGTGCACGCGGGCCGCGAGGACCTCGTGAACGCCCCGTCCGACTCCCCGCTGCGCTGGATCGCCGACAACACCAACCCCGAGGGCCTCACCGGCACCCTGAAGGAGGCCGTGCGCGGCGCCGACGTGTTCATCGGCGTCTCCGCCCCGAACGTCCTCGACGGCGACGACGTGGCCGCCATGGCCGAGGGCGCCATCGTGTTCGCGCTCGCGAACCCGGACCCCGAGGTCGACCCGGCGATCGCCCGCCAGACGGCCGCCGTGGTGGCCACCGGCCGCTCCGACTTCCCGAACCAGATCAACAACGTGCTGGTCTTCCCGGGCGTCTTCCGCGGCCTGCTGGACGCCCAGTCCCGCACGGTCAACCCCGAGATGATGCTCGCCGCCGCGAAGGCCCTCGCCGACGTGGTGACCGAGGACGAGCTGAACCCGAACTACATCGTCCCCAGCGTCTTCAACGACAAGGTCGCGGGCGCGGTGGCCGGTGCGGTCCGGGAGGCGGCGAAGGCCGTCGGCGCGGCGTCGTAG